In Sphingomonas psychrotolerans, the following proteins share a genomic window:
- a CDS encoding M16 family metallopeptidase: protein MKRALLAHLLAFAVVTPALAQDFPPPPPVGEPKPFKLPATESFTLPNGMQVTLVPYGIAPKAVVSLRVRAGNVSEGETTWLADLTAATMKEGAAGRSAGQLATAAADMGGDLGVSAGQQTTQITMNILSEFAPAAVALIGDVAIRPDLPPGELARVKANLGRQLSVGLSQPGTLADIALARTIYGPNHPYGRVVPSQAQLAGYTIDQVKGFHRDQFGAKRAHLYVAGKFDAAAVKAAITRTFGGWAAGPEPLTLAAPHQPGPRVILIDRPDAPQTTLRLSFDAAVAGSAADIPQRVTNSLLGGAFSSRITTNIRETKGYTYSPGSGVAFNPGDALWTFDADVTTNVTGAALTEVFKEIRRMQNEPAPIEESKGIRTYMAGLFAISNSTSPSLVNTLATRDLLGLPADWTDRYVPAVLAVSPEAMQASAKASYPLEKLVLVAVGDLKTVEPQLKALPELANVPFQRVSVP from the coding sequence ATGAAGCGCGCGCTGCTCGCACACCTGCTGGCGTTTGCCGTCGTCACTCCGGCGCTCGCGCAGGATTTTCCGCCGCCGCCGCCGGTCGGCGAGCCCAAGCCGTTCAAGCTGCCCGCGACCGAGAGCTTCACTTTGCCCAACGGCATGCAGGTGACCTTGGTCCCTTATGGCATCGCGCCCAAGGCAGTGGTGTCGCTGCGCGTCCGCGCGGGCAATGTCAGCGAAGGCGAGACGACATGGCTCGCTGACCTGACCGCCGCGACGATGAAGGAAGGGGCAGCGGGGCGCAGCGCCGGCCAGCTGGCCACCGCTGCTGCCGACATGGGCGGCGACCTTGGCGTTAGCGCGGGCCAGCAGACCACCCAGATCACGATGAACATCCTGTCCGAATTCGCGCCCGCCGCGGTGGCGCTGATCGGTGATGTGGCGATCCGCCCCGATCTGCCGCCAGGCGAGCTCGCCCGGGTCAAGGCAAATCTCGGCCGCCAGCTCAGCGTCGGGCTGTCACAGCCGGGCACGCTCGCCGATATCGCGCTGGCGCGGACGATCTACGGCCCGAACCATCCTTATGGCCGCGTCGTGCCGAGCCAGGCGCAGCTCGCCGGTTATACGATCGACCAGGTCAAGGGCTTCCACCGTGATCAGTTCGGGGCGAAGCGCGCGCATCTCTACGTCGCCGGCAAGTTCGATGCCGCCGCGGTCAAGGCGGCGATCACCCGGACATTCGGCGGTTGGGCCGCCGGCCCCGAGCCGCTCACGCTCGCCGCGCCGCATCAGCCTGGGCCGCGCGTGATCCTGATTGACCGTCCCGATGCGCCGCAGACCACCTTGCGGCTGTCGTTCGACGCCGCCGTCGCCGGCAGCGCGGCCGACATTCCGCAGCGAGTGACCAATTCGCTGCTCGGCGGCGCGTTCAGCTCGCGCATCACCACCAACATCCGCGAGACCAAAGGCTATACCTATTCCCCGGGCTCGGGGGTGGCATTCAATCCCGGCGACGCGTTGTGGACCTTCGATGCCGACGTGACGACCAACGTCACCGGCGCGGCGCTGACCGAAGTGTTCAAGGAGATCCGCCGGATGCAGAACGAGCCGGCGCCGATCGAGGAGTCGAAGGGCATCCGCACCTATATGGCGGGGCTGTTCGCGATTTCGAACTCGACCTCGCCGTCGCTGGTCAACACGCTGGCGACGCGGGACCTGCTGGGTCTCCCCGCCGACTGGACCGATCGCTATGTGCCGGCAGTGCTAGCGGTGAGCCCCGAGGCGATGCAGGCCTCGGCCAAAGCGAGCTATCCGCTGGAGAAGCTGGTTCTGGTGGCGGTCGGCGATCTCAAGACCGTCGAGCCCCAGCTCAAGGCGCTCCCCGAGCTGGCCAACGTGCCGTTCCAGCGGGTGTCTGTTCCCTAG
- a CDS encoding DUF808 domain-containing protein, which yields MPSGLVALLDDIAGITKLAAASLDDVGAAAGKAGSKAIGVVIDDTAVTPRYVVGLSPERELPIIFKIAMGSLRNKLLILLPAALLLSAFAPWAITPLLMLGGAFLCFEGAEKVLEALGIGGHEEVEEAPMEAAHLEQSKVSGAIRTDLILSAEIMAIALADIEKSSIVHQGVILAVVGIGITIGVYGVVGLIVKMDDIGLHLAERRAATTRAIGRGLVRGMPVLMETLSIVGTAAMIWVGGGILVHGLDVLGVHEPAGSIHHAAEAVTHASGALGGFTGWLVTAAASGVFGLVIGGAIALALHQIHKLRH from the coding sequence ATGCCCTCCGGACTTGTAGCTCTGCTCGACGACATCGCCGGGATCACCAAGCTCGCCGCGGCGTCGCTCGACGATGTCGGCGCCGCCGCGGGCAAGGCCGGGAGCAAGGCGATCGGCGTGGTGATCGACGATACCGCGGTCACGCCCCGCTATGTCGTCGGGCTCAGCCCCGAGCGCGAATTGCCGATCATCTTCAAGATCGCAATGGGATCGCTGCGCAACAAGCTGCTCATCCTGCTGCCCGCGGCGCTGCTGCTGAGCGCCTTCGCGCCCTGGGCGATCACGCCGCTGCTGATGCTGGGCGGCGCGTTCCTGTGCTTCGAGGGCGCCGAGAAGGTGCTCGAGGCGCTCGGCATAGGCGGCCATGAAGAAGTCGAGGAAGCGCCGATGGAGGCGGCGCATCTCGAGCAATCCAAGGTCAGCGGTGCGATCCGCACCGATCTGATCCTGTCGGCGGAGATCATGGCGATCGCGCTGGCCGACATCGAGAAATCGTCGATCGTCCACCAGGGCGTGATCCTTGCGGTTGTCGGAATCGGCATCACGATCGGCGTCTATGGCGTGGTCGGTCTGATCGTGAAGATGGACGATATCGGGCTCCACCTCGCCGAGCGTCGCGCCGCCACGACCCGCGCGATCGGCCGCGGTCTGGTGCGCGGCATGCCGGTGCTGATGGAGACGCTGTCGATCGTCGGCACCGCGGCGATGATCTGGGTCGGCGGCGGTATCCTCGTCCACGGGCTCGACGTGCTCGGCGTCCACGAGCCCGCAGGCTCGATCCACCATGCCGCCGAAGCGGTGACCCATGCCAGCGGCGCGCTGGGCGGCTTCACCGGCTGGCTGGTCACCGCGGCCGCCTCAGGCGTGTTCGGGCTCGTGATCGGCGGGGCTATCGCCTTGGCTCTGCATCAGATCCACAAGCTGCGGCACTGA
- a CDS encoding M16 family metallopeptidase translates to MKKWSLALALAATALSVPALAQPAPATAQKLHVDMQYFTLPNGLKVVLAKDQIAPTVTIAVYYGIGFRVEPRERTGFAHLFEHLMFQGSKHAPKGVFDKTVTNSGGINNGSTRFDFTNYYEVLPSSALDRMLWLEADRMANPVIDQTVLENQQGVVGNEVKVNVLNQPYSTWPWIDLPMLANTNWYNSHNFYGDLKEIEAATVPDAKSFFDAFYRPSNAVMVIAGDLDYAATRATIEKYFGPIPKKPAVVQPDISEPRQTAEKFKSRVDALAPKPGYAAGYHVPGRGTPEWYAMGLIDQILLQGDDSRLYTRLVQQTGIAGEISGGINGDLGNMFNYRGPMLWSFSFTHDPTHTPAQITKAVDDVIEALRSTPVSAAELARAKTKMRSDLYGEIDGGGRVGLVDLLAVHALFDDDPQAINRIEDGFAKVTPALIQKTAQEYLRKTNRSVYVIEPGAAAKGTAAQGGK, encoded by the coding sequence ATGAAGAAATGGAGCCTCGCGCTCGCGCTCGCCGCCACGGCCCTGTCGGTGCCCGCGCTTGCCCAGCCGGCCCCGGCGACGGCGCAGAAACTGCACGTCGACATGCAGTATTTCACCCTGCCCAACGGCCTCAAGGTCGTGCTGGCGAAGGATCAGATCGCGCCCACGGTGACGATCGCGGTCTATTACGGCATCGGCTTCCGCGTCGAGCCGCGCGAGCGCACCGGTTTCGCCCACCTGTTCGAGCATCTGATGTTCCAGGGATCGAAGCACGCCCCCAAAGGCGTGTTCGACAAGACGGTGACCAATTCGGGCGGGATCAACAACGGCTCGACCCGCTTCGACTTCACCAATTACTACGAGGTGCTGCCGTCGAGCGCGCTCGATCGGATGCTGTGGCTCGAGGCCGATCGCATGGCCAATCCGGTGATCGACCAGACCGTGCTCGAGAACCAGCAGGGCGTCGTCGGCAACGAAGTCAAGGTCAACGTCCTTAACCAGCCCTACAGCACGTGGCCTTGGATCGACCTGCCGATGCTGGCCAACACCAATTGGTACAACAGCCACAATTTCTACGGCGATCTGAAGGAGATCGAGGCGGCGACTGTCCCCGACGCCAAATCCTTTTTCGACGCCTTTTATCGCCCCAGCAACGCGGTGATGGTGATCGCCGGCGACCTCGATTACGCGGCGACCCGCGCGACGATCGAGAAATATTTCGGGCCAATCCCGAAAAAGCCGGCGGTGGTCCAGCCCGACATCTCCGAGCCGCGTCAGACTGCCGAGAAGTTCAAGAGCCGCGTCGATGCGCTCGCCCCCAAGCCGGGTTATGCCGCGGGCTATCACGTGCCGGGTCGGGGCACCCCGGAATGGTATGCGATGGGGCTGATCGACCAGATCCTGCTCCAGGGCGACGACAGCCGGCTCTACACCAGGCTGGTCCAGCAGACCGGCATTGCCGGCGAGATCAGCGGCGGGATCAATGGCGATCTCGGCAACATGTTCAATTATCGCGGGCCGATGCTGTGGAGCTTCAGTTTCACGCACGATCCGACGCATACGCCCGCGCAGATCACCAAAGCCGTGGACGACGTGATCGAGGCGCTGCGCAGCACGCCCGTCTCGGCCGCCGAGCTCGCCCGCGCCAAGACCAAGATGCGATCGGACCTGTATGGCGAGATCGACGGCGGGGGCCGCGTCGGGCTGGTCGATCTGCTCGCGGTCCACGCGCTGTTCGACGATGATCCGCAAGCGATCAACCGCATCGAGGACGGCTTCGCCAAGGTGACTCCGGCGTTGATCCAGAAGACCGCGCAGGAATATCTGCGCAAGACCAATCGCTCGGTCTACGTGATCGAGCCGGGTGCCGCCGCCAAGGGCACCGCTGCACAGGGAGGCAAGTGA